AGTGGGGCACTTTCTCGCGCATTCGGTCAGCGTCCAGCCGCCGGGTTTCGGTGGCGGCCGTAACGGGCGTCCAGTCGAACTTGGTGCCGAGCGTGGTGATGCTGCGGAAACGGGCCGGGGCGCTGACTGCGGCCGCCAGCGCCGCGTAGCCGCCCATGCTGTACCCGAATACGTGCGTGGAAGCCACCTGCTGCTCATCCAGCAACTGCAGCACCTCGGCCGCCAGCTGGCGCATCGAAAACGCCCCCACCAGCAGGGGCCGCCCGCCGTGCCCCCCGAAACCCAGGGTGCGCACCTCGTACGCCCCGGCCAGCTCCCTGGCCAACGGTTTCAACTGCACTTCCGTGGCCAGCGCCCCGTGCAGCAGCAGAAGAGGATGTTTCATGTGGTGGGGACGCCTTGCCCGCGTCTAGTCTTTGTTGGGTAGGGGCGCGTCGCACGCGCCCGGTCTTTGAACGGTATCGAATGGATGTTCAACCACTACGTATCGTTACCGTTCATTGCCGGCGGGCGCGTGCAACGCGCCCCTACGGTGCTACCTGCTCGGCCAGCTTGCCCAGGTCCAGCCCGTCGAATGTGCCCGACGACATCATCAGCAGGTTGGTGTTCTGCCAGTTTTGCGCGTGCAGGAAGGCGGCCAGCTCCTGGCTGTTGGTAAACACGCGCAGGTCGGGGCGCCGGAAGGCCTGCTGCACGGCTTCGGGCGGCAGCGGGGGCAGGCGCTTGTGCTCCAGCACGTGCGGGTTGAAGTAGACCACGGCCACATCGGGCGCGTCGAAGCAGTGGGCGTACTGGGGCAGAAAGGCCGGGTTGAGGGAGCTGAACGTGTGCAGCTCCAAGCAGGCCACCAGCTTGCGCTGCGGATACTGCTTTTTGAGGGCCGCGGCCGTAGCCTTGAGCTTGCTGGGCGCGTGGGCGAAGTCCTTGTACACCACCGCCGTAGCGCCTTCCCGCACCAGCTCCAGGCGGCGGGCCGCGCCTTTAAACGTGGCAATGGCCTCGTAGAAGTCTTTGCCCTTAATGCCCAGGTACTTGCACACTTCCTTGGCCGCCGAGATGTTGCGCAGGTTATGCTCCCCAAACACCTGCACGGGTATCTCGTCGTCTTTTTTGGTAATGAGGAAGGTCTTGCCCTGGCGAATCACGTGCTCGTGCGGGCCGTAGCCGATGTACTTCACGTCGGGGTTGCTGGGCACGGTCACCAGCTGCACCTGCTCGTCGTCCTGGTCGTAGATGAGCGTGCCGGCCTTGGGCGTCATCTCCGCAAAAATCTTGAACTGCTCCCGGTAGATTTCCTCGGTCGGAAACACGTTGATATGGTCCCAGCTGATGCCGGAAATCACCCCGATGTGGTGGTGGTAGAGGTGAAACTTGGGCCGCCGGTCGATGGGCGAGGCCAGGTACTCGTCGCCCTCGATGATGATGACGGGCGCGTCGTCGGTGAGCTGCACCATTAGGTCGAAGCCCTCCAGCTGGGCGCCCACGGCGTAGTCGAACTGCCGCTTGTGGTAGCGCAGCACGTGCAGGATGAGGGAGGTAATGCTGGTTTTGCCGTGGGAGCCGCCAATCACCACCCGCTGCTTGTTGCGCGAGGCCTCATAAATAAACTCCGGAAACGAGTACACCCGCAGCCCCAGCTCCTGGGCCCGCAGCAGCTCGGGGTTGTCGGGGCGGGCGTGCATCCCGACGATGACGGCATCGAGGTCCGCGGTAATCTTTTCCGGAAACCAGCCCTCGGCGGCCGGTAGTAGCCCGGCCGCCGCCAGCCGGCCTTTAGCAGGCTCGAAGATTTCGTCGTCGGAGCCCGTGACGTGGGCGCCGCGCCGGTGCAGGGCCAGGGCCAGGTTGTGCATAATGCTGCCCCCGACGGCAATCAGGTGCAGGCGTTGGAGCGAGGAGGGAGTAGAGGTCATTCAGAATAAGAGAGTAACGGGCGGCAAAGGTAGGCATGTAGCACATGCTGTAGCTTGTACCGGCGCTGGCCCTTCGGTGGTGCGTCGGCCGCGCGTTTGGGGCGGGTCGCCCAGCTACCGTTCCGAGAAAAGCAGTTACGCCGGAAAACGGTTGGTGTCCGGCACAACCCAGAGGCAGGTAAGCCAACGCCGGCACAAGCTACAGCATGTGCTACACTCTCCTCATCATACACAAAAGAAACATTTTATGCCAGCCCCGACTTCTTGGCCCCAGCCGTTAGCTTTGTAACCCCCCGGCCCCAAGCGCCGGGGTGGGCGAAAGAAAATTCGCCCAAAACCGGCCCAACCTGCTTACCTTGTAGTACACACCTGCTGATGAACGACCGGATGGATGACCGCCTGAAACAATCGGCCGCGCGGGCCAAAGCTGCCCTGATTAACCGCCCCGCCGTAGTGCCGATGGGCGGGCCGGCGGGTAAGCTGCCGCCCCAGGCCCTGGAGCTGGAAGCCGCCGTGCTCGGCGCCCTCATGCTCGAAAAGGACGCCCTCACCACCGTTATCGACATCCTTAAGCCCCAGAGCTTCTACAAGGACGGCCACCAGCGCATCTTCAAGGCCATCCTGAATTTGTTCGACAAGTCGGAGCCAATTGACATTCTCACCGTCACGCACGAGCTGCGCGAGATGGGCGAGCTGGAATCGGCGGGCGGGGCGCACTACGTGGCCAACCTCACGTTCAAGGTCAACTCGGCGGCCAACATCGAGTACCACGCCCGCATCATCACCGAAAACGCCATCAAGCGGGAGCTGATCAACATTGCCAGCACCATTCAGCGCGACGCCTTCGAGGACACCACCGACGTGTTTAACCTGCTGGACGCCACCGAGCAGGCCCTGTTTGAGGTGTCGGAGTCGAACATCCGCAAGAATTTCGACGACATGCGCAGCCTGATGGGCAAGGCCATCAAGGAGCTGGAAGAAAAGAAAGACCAGAAGGACGGTCTTACCGGCGTACCCTCCGGCTTCTCGGCCCTGGACCGTGTGACGAGCGGCTGGCAAGCCTCCGATTTAGTGATAATTGCCGCGCGACCGGGCATGGGTAAGTGCCTCGGCAAAGGCACGAAAGTGCTGATGTACGACGGCACCCTGCGCAATGTGGAAGACGTACAGGCTGGCGAACTGCTCATGGGCGACGACTCCACCCCGCGCCGGGTGCTCAGCATCGCCCGCGGCCGGGAGCGGATGTACTGGGTGCGCCAGAATAAGGCCGAAGCCTACCGCGTCAACGAAAGCCATATTCTTTCGCTGAAACGCTCGCGCAACGAGGGCCCGCACCGGAACGGCGACGTACTCAACATTACGGTAAAAGACTGGCTCAGCAAGTCCGCCAAGTTCCGCACCAACTACAAAGGCTACAAAGTGCCCGTAGAGTTTGCGGCTCAGGAAGTGCCCGTAGACCCCTACTTCCTCGGGCTGTGGCTGGGCGACGGCAGCACCGACAATTGCCGCATCACGGCCCAGGACCCGGAAATTATCAGCTACCTCAGCGAGTACGCCGACGAGCTGGACCTGCAAGTAACCGTGGGCGTAGTGGCCAACCGCTGCAACTCCTACGGCATCACCCGCGGCCGGCAGGGCGGCAGCCTCGCGCAATTTTCCTTGCAAGACGAACTGCGTCAGCTGGGCGT
This region of Hymenobacter sp. YIM 151500-1 genomic DNA includes:
- a CDS encoding alpha/beta fold hydrolase, translated to MKHPLLLLHGALATEVQLKPLARELAGAYEVRTLGFGGHGGRPLLVGAFSMRQLAAEVLQLLDEQQVASTHVFGYSMGGYAALAAAVSAPARFRSITTLGTKFDWTPVTAATETRRLDADRMREKVPHFAEQLTRLHAPTPLPELLAATAALMRSLGDAPLLTADNLATLEVPVQVLVGELDQTAGVDASRRFADYMPRAQFEIIMNTPHPLEKVNPDLLPHRVARFIELAEEGMV
- a CDS encoding UDP-N-acetylmuramate--L-alanine ligase; the protein is MTSTPSSLQRLHLIAVGGSIMHNLALALHRRGAHVTGSDDEIFEPAKGRLAAAGLLPAAEGWFPEKITADLDAVIVGMHARPDNPELLRAQELGLRVYSFPEFIYEASRNKQRVVIGGSHGKTSITSLILHVLRYHKRQFDYAVGAQLEGFDLMVQLTDDAPVIIIEGDEYLASPIDRRPKFHLYHHHIGVISGISWDHINVFPTEEIYREQFKIFAEMTPKAGTLIYDQDDEQVQLVTVPSNPDVKYIGYGPHEHVIRQGKTFLITKKDDEIPVQVFGEHNLRNISAAKEVCKYLGIKGKDFYEAIATFKGAARRLELVREGATAVVYKDFAHAPSKLKATAAALKKQYPQRKLVACLELHTFSSLNPAFLPQYAHCFDAPDVAVVYFNPHVLEHKRLPPLPPEAVQQAFRRPDLRVFTNSQELAAFLHAQNWQNTNLLMMSSGTFDGLDLGKLAEQVAP